Below is a window of Arabidopsis thaliana chromosome 2, partial sequence DNA.
GTAAGCGAAGCTACCCCGAAATACAAGCCAAAGACTTCTTTTTCCATAGAAAAATAGCTGGTCATAATCTAAAGGTATAGTagtttttgaatgtttggttaGTAGTATATAAGCCCTAGACAGATAGGTTTGATCTTATAAACCCTCGCCACCATTACCAAAAACCAATAAGCCAAGAgcttttctcatttttcttcttgaaaccCATGGCTCGATTTTCCTTCTTGAATGTTGTAAAGGATGTTGTGGCTATTCTAAATGAATCCCGCAAACTGtttctcaagaacaaaaagttGATGTTCTCAGTCTTGGTATTCCCTCTCTTACTCAATTGTTTAGTTTACTTCTTGAACATCTTTGTCATCGTACCGGAGATCACAAACTTGATCCTTGAAGCAAGTTTGTTGCCTTCGACAGATCCAACCTCCCCGGAATACGCAGCCCGCCTTATGAGAGTCTTTACAGATTTTCGCCAATTTGTGGGTTCTTCATACATTTTCGCGGCTGTCTCCTCCATCATCAACCTCTTTTCTGTTCTAGTCATCGTCCACGCATCGGCTATTACTCTTAAAGATGAAAACTTCAATATCAAAGATTTTCCTGTTCTGAGCCTTAAATCTTGGAAGGGACCTCTTGTGACATATTTCTACATTGCTCTTTTCAGTCTTGGCTTtggcttcctcttctttataATCCTTTGTCCTATCCTTTTGTTCTCTATAAAATCCGGTTCCGTGGAAAATATCGGTTTCTTGGCGGTCGAGGCTGGTGTTTTATTGATTATATTCACCGTCTCTCAGTCCTATTTTGCTATCTATTGGAACTTATCTATGGTCATATCGATACTAGAGGAAAGTTATGGGTTCCAAGCTTTGGGGAAAGCAGCAAAGATTGTTAAAGGGATGAAGACAAAACTGTTTCTCTtgaatcttttctttggtttattgGCATCCGGATTAGCTCAAATCTTGCAGCTGATCAATATGGGAAGATCGTTAGCGGTTACCTTAACCACAGGTTTTGTCCTTGTGTGTTTGGTCTTTGCGGTGAGGATGTTTCAGCTTGTGACTTACACCGTTGCATATTTCCAATGTAAAAGCCTCCAAGGCAGAGACGTTGAGTCGCTCAGGGATGTGGAATATATGGCATTGTCTTCCACTACTCTCACGGAATGATTGCCTTGATATTTCAAGAGAAGGGCatatatgatatgatatttAATCTGtggattgtttgtttgtttgagaaTATTGTTGAACTTCACCATGGATTTGGTAAAGTATTTTGAATAATCAAAGGTTTTGttacatatatgttttgttaattgttttaaggtttggttgaatatatttggttttatatatagacatgatagttttgcttctctttttctgtaaAATGCCGCATATGACTTGAGTATCCATTTCGATCAAAATGAGAAACACTAAACTACACATTGgtatcttttatttatttaaagtaGTATAAAATGCAAATAATATGCATTTCAGGCCATATGCAGTAAAACGCATTGTTGGTCACTGTCAGATTTGGAACCAGAGATCCGCAATCCGGAAGAACCATCCACGGCAGATATTAAAAGTCAACGGCCATCTACATCACGTCTCTGAAAGAAAGCAGGGACGTTAGGCTTCCTCGTGAGCCGAACTAAACAAGAAAAGTCACCGTACCAGTGGGCTCGGACGATCACCTTCCTAGAACCAGTCCATCCCCTGCCCAAAGAGGGAGTCAAACCTAACGTTGCAACaataaagacaaaattaaaacaaacaaattaatgcATAATTAAAGCAATAATTGCCATTAATTCCTAAGATCTCCTAAgaactttgtatatataagagaAGAGTGGAAATATTTAGAGCATAAAATATTGACTACTTGACTATACTATTCATATTATTTGTGTAATTACTATATGTGTGCTAGATCTATGGAATTTTAATGATGAGAGAGCGTAACGAGTTGGCAAGAgcatgaaagaaaagagacacAGAGATTTGTTAACGGGTTTGGTTAACAACCTACAATTTTGGGATCTAGTCCATAAACAATTCACTAGAAAATGCTCCAACCTACAATTGCTATATTGCATCCACCTCTTTTTTCTAGAATTACAATGAAAGAAAACTACCATTCATTGTTTTTCGGGTTGTCTGAATTTTTCAACCTAAACTATTTCAAAACTCATCGTTTCTCTCCATACTTTTTTCCTCCGAAAAACAACCATCAACtttaaaatttctgaaaaaaacaattttctcCCTAAACCATGTTAAACCACAAATTCGCGTTTACTGTTTCGCGTTACGATTACCCACATAATTACCCACGACCCGTGtggaaacgacgtcgttttccTTCATAGGTTTTATTCCCAAAATTGCCcagaaacgacgtcgttttctttgtgtttaaaatctcaaaatcgAATTGGGGTTTAGGGTTCATATTCACTTCTCAAATTGAAGAAACTATGAGCACCACGAGCTACTACTAATCTGCTTCAAGTCCGACACATCATTTTTCTCCTCCTGGTGTTCCATCGAAATGCTGGTGTGGAGCGTCAATCATCACTTACACATCAAAGACGAAGGAAAATCCAAGCCGGAGATTCTATCGATGTGCAATTGCATTGCAGGTACATTGTTCTATTTTGTTAGATTGTTGATTTAAGAGAATGCAATTGAAGGCGTATTTTATCCGGGTTTATGTGTgtagagagaaaatgaagatcACTTGTTCAAATGGGTTGATGAAGCTCTCTTAGACGAAATTAGGATGGTCGAGGAGAATTGTAAGAGAGTTGAAGAGGATGTCAATGATCTAAAGGTGCAGATGGCTAAACGGCatcggttttgttttttttgggaaataaaaCAAAGGTGAAACGATGTCGTTCGTGTGTGATTTTtggaaaatcaaaaaaaagtgaaacgacgtcgttttaagACGGGTCGTGATTACTTATGTGGGTAATTGTAATCGCGGAACAGTAAACGCGATTTTGTGGTTAAACCCGGTTTAATGACTGGTTCAATTGGAGGCGTATTTTCTCGGATGAATCCGAAAGTATATGACGTTTTATTCAGAAAATTTAGAATTGATGGTTGttttttcagagaaaaaaagtatAGGGGGGAACGATGAGTTTTGAAATAGTTTAGGTTGTAAAATTCAGGGAATCCTTGTTTTTCCGACGAGTGtagcttcaaaacaaaaccaccaACAGATCTTCAAATCTCGTTGGTGGGCAACGTCACACACACATGTGTACCTCTCTCGATAAACTCTAGACGTGCAATATTTTCCTTTCGCGACAACGTTCTATTTATATTCTTACCATAAACCCCTCAAGCTCACATGACacttttctctcttattgGTCATCTCTTCTAAGACACCAAAGCCACATCATCTCTTAAGATTCGTGACTATATATTTCTCTTCAGTTCAGGTCTGTTTCTCTCTGTATCCACTCTTCAGCTCCAGCTCTTGTGTCACACGCACAGTCTTGCGCCACACGTACAATCTTGTGCCACGCACATATTTTGTATCACAGATTATATCAactttgatcatcttctttatctaGAGTCTAACAACTAGTTACAAATAAACATTCATTTTATACTACAAATTGAGGATAGTatacaattttctttctttcttgattctgAATTTTTGTCCTTGAAGGTTTAATCCCACTTCGTAATAATAAATTCTTGAGTGTTCCGATCATGCATCCACATGTTTTCTCATTACTTAACCTTAAAAACGAGAGTAATTAGATTTTAGTAATGGCATATGCGCAACTCACAAACACCATTGTTGAATAATTTATGCGGCACTGGTAGCAGAAAAGATGAAATCCAGCTTATATGTAATTTACGTGCTCAACTTTAATCAGcggacaaaaattataaatgcGTAAACCACATATCTCCCCACCTATATGCGTGGAAGTTGTAttcaatatacaaaaaaaaaaaagtcattatAATTTCAATAACCAGATTGTATGAACCCATGTCGATTCATGTATGACTCATTATGTTGCAAACAagttacaagttacaactaTCACGTGACTTTGCAACACCAAgtactagattttttttgttattaggTTTAAAGTTCCATAACGACTCCATCAATTTGTGTACTGATAAATAGTACATCAACTAGAATTTAACGTGCCGTATACCgtaaaacaatatttgtttcatataatcttaactaaatagtaaatagtaaaaaaaatcttgggTTTAAAAATTCATAACAACGACTCCATCAATTGCGTACTGGTAGTATATAAATTACGCAAAGTcttgatataattttatctAAATGAATCTAGTTGCTGATATGAGAAAGTAAATACGTTGTCGATTAATTTTTGTATGCATCATGATCTGTATATATCTCTACTTTCCAAAAGTATACATCAAATATGAAACCGTGAGTCCTATCTTTAATTTTGGCAACAAACCGTGAGTTTCTTAAGAAAGTATGATTACTTAGTCGTAAAAGCATGAAGGCAAAACTTTTGAATAAATTGTGTAAACAATGTAAAAACATTTCACATGGGATTGTCTATAGATAATACGGCAAATTTAAGATGCCACTTTGAATTTCAGCCGACATGAAATAGTCACACATTGATTTtagtatatatcaaatataattaagtaggagaaaaccctaaaaaaacCGACATCTTTGGTCaagccaacaaaaaaacacagaaaagctaaactgttgttgtttttatcttGGTTTCGAAAAATAACGTGTATGAACCTAATTAAATCCGGCccactaaatatataaatatcttttggAGTTCGTTTTCACATTGATTTTCCTAAGAATTTGTAGGACCATCATACAAAAGTTATTGATGGAAACTGCTCACCCTATCAACAATGAAAAGCAAGTAAGTTcacattatattttcaattatctTGTAATCAAATGGGATTTATACTGgtgacaatttttttcttttgggttgtTCTATGTGTTGGAAACACTATGAGTGCTATAATTTTCATGAGGATGACGCTAAATGTTTGGAATGATTATCAATAGAGATATAGCATGAGAAATCAAGAGATATATAATCAAAGGATATGATATAAATgttctttttgtcaacatatataaatgttttgaaacgtaaaaaagaaagaaagatataagCGTTTTGGTTcaatgaatcatatatatgaaaggaGACTAACTCTTTTCCACAACTTGACACATAATCACATGAGCGTTTGCCACCTAGActtcataaaataagtaatatataattagtaattaatttaacataacaactaaaataGGAGGATATAATTAATCAGAACTTGAGCCATCAttctttctacatttttttaattcaatatatcctCTGTAATTTTGAGATCCACTTAAGTGGCTAAAGTGatcataaaatccaaacatgttACACATATTCCTTGCCTAAAAATTAGAcgattattaagaaaaaaactaaatgaatatgcagattaaatatatctaagctTTTCGAGATTTAtgctaagaaaacaagtaatttgaaaGATGTTTGAGGAGCTATCCTTATAACTAATACGTAAGATATAAGATTATGACAAGAACTTAACTAAACTTTCCAAGAACATCAAGTTGAATATGATTAGATTGAATATGTAGAGACATAGTTAATAAAGACATGTTCTA
It encodes the following:
- a CDS encoding uncharacterized protein (unknown protein; FUNCTIONS IN: molecular_function unknown; INVOLVED IN: biological_process unknown; LOCATED IN: membrane; EXPRESSED IN: 16 plant structures; EXPRESSED DURING: 9 growth stages; CONTAINS InterPro DOMAIN/s: Protein of unknown function DUF975 (InterPro:IPR010380); BEST Arabidopsis thaliana protein match is: unknown protein (TAIR:AT2G18680.1); Has 186 Blast hits to 184 proteins in 18 species: Archae - 0; Bacteria - 4; Metazoa - 0; Fungi - 0; Plants - 182; Viruses - 0; Other Eukaryotes - 0 (source: NCBI BLink).), whose product is MRVFTDFRQFVGSSYIFAAVSSIINLFSVLVIVHASAITLKDENFNIKDFPVLSLKSWKGPLVTYFYIALFSLGFGFLFFIILCPILLFSIKSGSVENIGFLAVEAGVLLIIFTVSQSYFAIYWNLSMVISILEESYGFQALGKAAKIVKGMKTKLFLLNLFFGLLASGLAQILQLINMGRSLAVTLTTGFVLVCLVFAVRMFQLVTYTVAYFQCKSLQGRDVESLRDVEYMALSSTTLTE
- a CDS encoding uncharacterized protein (unknown protein; FUNCTIONS IN: molecular_function unknown; INVOLVED IN: biological_process unknown; LOCATED IN: membrane; EXPRESSED IN: 17 plant structures; EXPRESSED DURING: 9 growth stages; CONTAINS InterPro DOMAIN/s: Protein of unknown function DUF975 (InterPro:IPR010380); BEST Arabidopsis thaliana protein match is: unknown protein (TAIR:AT2G18680.1); Has 213 Blast hits to 211 proteins in 20 species: Archae - 0; Bacteria - 8; Metazoa - 0; Fungi - 0; Plants - 205; Viruses - 0; Other Eukaryotes - 0 (source: NCBI BLink).); protein product: MARFSFLNVVKDVVAILNESRKLFLKNKKLMFSVLVFPLLLNCLVYFLNIFVIVPEITNLILEASLLPSTDPTSPEYAARLMRVFTDFRQFVGSSYIFAAVSSIINLFSVLVIVHASAITLKDENFNIKDFPVLSLKSWKGPLVTYFYIALFSLGFGFLFFIILCPILLFSIKSGSVENIGFLAVEAGVLLIIFTVSQSYFAIYWNLSMVISILEESYGFQALGKAAKIVKGMKTKLFLLNLFFGLLASGLAQILQLINMGRSLAVTLTTGFVLVCLVFAVRMFQLVTYTVAYFQCKSLQGRDVESLRDVEYMALSSTTLTE